A region of Lycium barbarum isolate Lr01 chromosome 1, ASM1917538v2, whole genome shotgun sequence DNA encodes the following proteins:
- the LOC132630468 gene encoding E3 ubiquitin-protein ligase RMA1H1-like encodes MALDLHFQEQISEAAFDERGSTPLKKWKTFDNECEEDNLSGGFDCNICLDVVHDPVVTFCGHLYCWPCIYKWIQFQSIPSENPDHQHPQCPVCKAEVSQKTLIPLYGPGQATKPAEDDVPSKRTVIPQRPPIPRCGVHTHNSHPSQQNPRSHQSHPASYMAPPMLSLGGTTTNVLHPMIGEMVYARVFGNACPNAYNLAGNSSLRMRRQLLHADRSLGRVYFFLLCCVVACLLLF; translated from the coding sequence ATGGCCCTAGACCTTCATTTCCAAGAGCAAATATCAGAGGCTGCCTTTGATGAACGTGGCAGTACTCCCTTAAAGAAGTGGAAGACGTTTGACAATGAGTGTGAAGAAGACAATCTCTCTGGAGGTTTTGACTGTAACATTTGCCTGGACGTTGTGCATGATCCCGTGGTTACCTTCTGCGGTCACCTCTATTGCTGGCCTTGCATCTACAAGTGGATTCAATTCCAGAGCATCCCTTCAGAAAATCCCGATCATCAACACCCACAATGCCCCGTTTGCAAGGCTGAAGTTTCACAAAAAACGTTGATTCCGCTCTACGGCCCTGGCCAAGCTACAAAACCAGCTGAAGACGACGTTCCAAGTAAACGCACGGTCATACCACAAAGGCCTCCAATTCCAAGATGTGGGGTCCACACGCACAATTCACATCCATCCCAGCAGAACCCTCGGTCACATCAGTCTCATCCTGCCAGCTACATGGCCCCACCAATGCTCAGCCTTGGTGGCACGACAACGAATGTGTTGCACCCCATGATTGGTGAAATGGTTTATGCACGGGTTTTTGGAAATGCGTGTCCAAACGCATATAATCTAGCAGGCAACAGTAGTTTGAGAATGAGAAGGCAGCTATTACATGCTGATAGATCACTAGGGAGAGTATATTTTTTCCTCCTCTGCTGTGTAGTGGCATGTCTTCTCTTGTTTTGA